Proteins from one Porites lutea chromosome 3, jaPorLute2.1, whole genome shotgun sequence genomic window:
- the LOC140931068 gene encoding uncharacterized protein has translation MAACALTEDDIPGASLAGREPASLKNEELRFWLKCRGDSLKGLKTKALLVKRVEEYIKSGHDRNIVDPDPNKIYTKRKEHNAAASKDVGASVSGESQPAQPKYPSDGWSTDLTKMPFFTRAEMNEHVSKSGKNIDSSTSTHSVPTSVRKATTFLKDEYLKEILAASDESNFYFKSHCHHSFRKNDPPRNLKMALCIVSGKVKHAYCTCVAGAVGFCNHVLALMMKVCLFTVYQCKSVSDLDNQDDMQPKQACTSMLQQWHRKGREDTIAPQPAMEVVVNKTHQDLHRSSSREPGVRCLLYEARTQQSIKSQSADEQKLVERLKAANPKMALAQIMEPSSERSKLFETKFGKSPQGSYASYQLSTTEDNFKVHCNISSVPRVDPGHTNTVPINAYPRFPLDRAREQFVVPEELAAVEKALLEKLCVDEEKINDIETKTREQSNCEEWKQERRLRFTASNFGLISARKRHHENFVNSLLHPKPFTSRYTNHGIKYEPVALEQYQKYMHSIRRPVKVLKSGLVVSLDAPYLGASPDGKVIDNGCSIAFGLSEVKCPETKFLVTPLDACSDSNFFLENVNGEPKLKRGHNYYTQVQGLMGVTGAQWCDFIVYTSKGMSIERIPFDREYWNNLKRTLKSYYFTHFLPKAAREP, from the exons ATGGCTGCATGTGCTCTGACTGAGGACGATATACCCGGCGCTTCTTTAGCTGGAAGAGAACCTGCTAGTTTAAAAAACGAAGAACTCCGGTTCTGGTTAAAATGCCGAGGAGATTCGTTGAAAGGTTTGAAAACGAAGGCGTTATTAGTTAAAAG GGTTGAAGAGTATATTAAATCTGGCCATGATCGGAACATTGTTGACCCAGACCCGAATAAAATCTACACGAAAAGGAAAGAGCACAACGCGGCGGCGAGCAAAGATGTTGGTGCGAGTGTTTCCGGTGAATCACAGCCCGCACAACCGAAGTATCCATCAGATGGCTGGTCTACCGACCTTACCAAAATGCCGTTCTTCACTCGTGCTGAAATGAATGAACATGTTTCCAAGTCGGGGAAAAATATTGACTCCAGCACTAGCACACACTCTGTTCCAACGAGTGTTAGAAAAGCAACAACATTCCTCAAAGATGaatatttgaaagaaatcttGGCAGCAAGTGATGAGagcaatttttatttcaagtCTCACTGTCACCACAGTTTTAGAAAGAATGACCCGCCACGTAACTTGAAAATGGCCCTGTGTATCGTTAGCGGAAAGGTAAAACATGCTTATTGTACCTGTGTAGCCGGTGCGGTCGGTTTTTGCAACCATGTGCTAGCCTTGATGATGAAAGTCTGCTTGTTCACTGTATATCAGTGCAAGAGTGTCAGTGACTTGGATAATCAAGATGATATGCAGCCGAAGCAAGCATGTACATCTATGTTGCAGCAGTGGCACCGAAAAGGTAGAGAGGACACAATAGCTCCACAACCAGCTATGGAGGTTGTTGTCAATAAAACTCACCAGGACCTACACAGGTCTTCATCAAGAGAACCTGGTGTAAGATGCCTCCTATATGAAGCTAGGACACAACAAAGTATTAAAAGTCAAAGTGCAGATGAACAGAAATTGGTTGAAAGGTTGAAAGCAGCAAATCCTAAAATGGCATTGGCACAAATAATGGAACCTTCTTCTGAAAGGTCAAAACTGTTTGAAACCAAATTTGGCAAAAGCCCCCAAGGTTCCTATGCAAGTTACCAGTTGTCTACTACAGAGGATAATTTCAAAGTCCACTGCAACATTTCTTCTGTACCCAGGGTTGACCCAGGCCACACTAACACTGTTCCAATTAATGCTTATCCAAGATTCCCACTTGATAGAGCAAGAGAGCAGTTTGTCGTGCCAGAAGAACTAGCAGCAGTTGAGAAAGCCTTGTTGGAAAAGCTTTGCGTCGATGAAGAAAAAATCAATGATATTGAGACCAAAACACGCGAGCAGTCTAATTGTGAAGAGTGGAAGCAGGAAAGAAGATTACGATTCACAGCCTCAAACTTCGGCTTAATCAGTGCAAGGAAAAGGCATCATGAGAATTTTGTAAACAGCCTGCTACACCCCAAGCCCTTTACATCACGGTACACTAACCATGGTATCAAATATGAACCAGTTGCCCTGGAACAGTACCAAAAATATATGCATTCTATTCGTCGACCTGTTAAAGTCCTTAAGTCAGGTCTAGTGGTGAGCCTGGATGCACCATATTTGGGTGCATCACCTGATGGCAAAGTCATCGACAATGGCTGTTCAATTGCCTTTGGCCTTTCAGAAGTCAAGTGCCCAGAAACAAAATTCCTGGTCACACCCCTTGATGCTTGCTCTGACAgcaatttttttctagaaaatgTTAATGGTGAACCAAAACTCAAGAGGGGTCATAATTACTATACCCAAGTCCAGGGACTTATGGGGGTAACCGGTGCCCAATGGTGCGACTTTATTGTATATACAAGCAAGGGGATGAGTATTGAGCGTATTCCTTTTGATCGGGAGTACTGGAACAATTTAAAGAGAACATTAAAGTCATACTATTTTACCCATTTTCTTCCCAAGGCAGCTAGGGAGCCTTaa